A genomic segment from Leopardus geoffroyi isolate Oge1 chromosome A2, O.geoffroyi_Oge1_pat1.0, whole genome shotgun sequence encodes:
- the SMO gene encoding smoothened homolog isoform X2, which produces MIPDAWYCHHVKFLPVWWLYCGLRNAPRCWAVIQPLLCAVYMPKCENDRVELPSRTLCQATRGPCAIVERERGWPDFLRCTPDHFPEGCPNEVQNIKFNSSGQCEAPLVRTDNPKSWYEDVEGCGIQCQNPLFTEAEHQDMHSYIAAFGAVTGLCTLFTLATFVADWRNSNRYPAVILFYVNACFFVGSIGWLAQFMDGARREIVCRADGTMRLGEPTSNETLSCVIIFVIVYYALMAGVVWFVVLTYAWHTSFKALGTTYQPLSGKTSYFHLLTWSLPFVLTVAILAVAQVDGDSVSGICFVGYKNYRYRAGFVLAPIGLVLIVGGYFLIRGVMTLFSIKSNHPGLLSEKAASKINETMLRLGIFGFLAFGFVLITFSCHFYDFFNQAEWERSFRDYVLCQANVTIGLPTKKPIPDCEIKNRPSLLVEKINLFAMFGTGIAMSTWVWTKATLLIWRRTWCRLTGQSDDEPKRIKKSKMIAKAFSKRRELLQNPGQELSFSMHTVSHDGPVAGLAFDLNEPSADVSSAWAQHVTKMVARRGAILPQDVSVTPVATPVPPEEKANLWLVEAEISPELEKRLGRKKKRRKRKKEVCPLVPPPELHHPAPAPAPAASAVPRLPQLPRQKCLVAAGAWGAGESCRQRAWTLVSNPFCPEPSHLQDPFLPSAPVATAAWAQGCRQGLGPIHSRTNLMEAELMDADSDF; this is translated from the exons GCCTCCGGAACGCCCCCCGCTGCTGGGCAGTGATCCAGCCCCTGCTGTGTGCTGTGTACATGCCCAAATGCGAGAATGACCGGGTGGAGCTGCCCAGCCGCACCCTGTGCCAGGCTACCCGAGGCCCCTGTGCCATTGTGGAGAGGGAGCGTGGCTGGCCTGACTTCCTGCGCTGTACCCCTGACCACTTCCCCGAGGGCTGCCCG AATGAGGTGCAGAACATCAAGTTCAACAGTTCGGGCCAGTGTGAGGCTCCCTTGGTTCGGACCGACAACCCCAAGAGCTGGTATGAGGACGTGGAGGGATGTGGGATCCAGTGCCAGAACCCGCTGTTCACTGAGGCCGAGCACCAGGACATGCACAGCTACATCGCGGCCTTCGGCGCAGTCACAGGCCTCTGCACGCTCTTCACCTTG GCCACATTTGTGGCTGACTGGCGGAATTCGAATCGCTACCCTGCTGTTATTCTCTTCTACGTCAATGCGTGTTTCTTTGTGGGGAGCATCGGCTGGTTGGCCCAGTTCATGGACGGCGCCCGCCGGGAGATCGTCTGCCGTGCAGATGGAACCATGAGGCTTGGGGAGCCCAC CTCCAATGAGACCCTGTCCTGCGTCATCATCTTTGTCATCGTGTACTACGCCCTTATGGCTGGTGTCGTCTGGTTTGTGGTCCTCACCTATGCCTGGCACACCTCCTTCAAAGCCCTGGGCACCACCTATCAGCCTCTCTCCGGCAAGACCTCCTACTTCCACCTGCTCACGTGGTCACTCCCGTTTGTCCTCACTGTGGCAATCCTTGCCGTCGCCCAG GTGGATGGGGACTCTGTGAGCGGCATCTGTTTTGTGGGTTACAAGAACTACCGATACCGTGCAGGCTTCGTGCTGGCCCCGATTGGCCTGGTGCTCATTGTGGGAGGCTACTTCCTCATCCGAG GAGTCATGACTCTGTTTTCCATCAAGAGCAACCATCCCGGGTTGCTGAGTGAGAAGGCTGCCAGCAAGATCAACGAGACCATGCTGCGCCTCG GCATTTTTGGCTTCCTGGCCTTTGGCTTTGTGCTCATCACCTTCAGCTGTCACTTCTACGACTTCTTCAACCAGGCTGAGTGGGAGCGCAGCTTCCGGGACTATGTGCT GTGCCAGGCCAACGTGACCATCGGGCTGCCCACCAAGAAGCCCATTCCTGACTGTGAAATCAAGAATCGCCCCAGCCTCCTGGTGGAGAAGATCAACTTGTTTGCCATGTTTGGAACCGGCATTGCCATGAGCACCTGGGTCTGGACCAAGGCCACGCTGCTCATCTGGAGGCGCACCTGGTGCAG GTTGACTGGGCAGAGTGATGATGAGCCCAAACGCATCAAGAAGAGCAAGATGATCGCCAAGGCCTTCTCCAAGCGGCGTGAGCTGCTGCAGAACCCAGGCCAGGAGCTCTCCTTCAGCATGCACACTGTCTCCCACGACGGGCCCGTGG CGGGTTTGGCCTTTGACCTCAACGAGCCCTCTGCCGATGTGTCCTCTGCCTGGGCCCAGCATGTCACCAAGATGGTGGCTCGGAGAGGAGCCATACTGCCCCAGGATGTGTCTGTCACCCCTGTGGCAACTCCAG TGCCCCCAGAGGAAAAAGCCAACCTGTGGCTGGTTGAGGCAGAGATCTCCCCAGAGCTGGAGAAGCGCCTGGGCCGGAAGAAGAAgcggaggaagaggaagaaggaggtgtGCCCGCTGGTGCCACCTCCTGAGCTTcaccaccctgcccctgcccctgcccctgcggCCAGTGCTGTTCCTCGACTGCCTCAGCTGCCCCGGCAGAAGTGCCTGGTGGCCGCAGGTGCCTGGGGAGCTGGGGAATCCTGCCGACAGAGAGCCTGGACCCTGGTCTCCAACCCTTTCTGCCCAGAACCCAGTCACCTGCAGGATCCATTTCTGCCCAGTGCCCCAGTTGCCACGGCGGCCTGGGCTCAGGGCTGCCGGCAGGGGCTGGGGCCCATTCACTCCCGCACCAACCTGATGGAGGCAGAGCTCATGGATGCAGATTCAGACTTCTGA
- the LOC123607683 gene encoding small nuclear ribonucleoprotein F-like translates to MSLPLNHKPFLNGLIGKPVKVKLKWGMEYKGHLISVDSMQLANGRIHRWGIVWTFG, encoded by the coding sequence ATGAGTTTGCCCCTGAATCACAAACCTTTCCTGAACGGATTAATAGGAAAGCCAGTAAAGGTGAAACTTAAGTGGGGAATGGAGTATAAAGGCCACCTGATATCTGTAGATAGCATGCAGCTTGCAAACGGAAGAATACATAGATGGGGCATTGTATGGACATTTGGATGA